Proteins found in one bacterium genomic segment:
- a CDS encoding PD-(D/E)XK nuclease family protein, producing the protein MTEDFLISIAGLRSEDLTTEVLSFILKEEAYKPFQKLFFSFLLEKYHDDFFRAPLLIDTRKIYSNGTPDLIIDNQKDTVILIENKFYANLSGANQISRYKAILVNDYETFVNKYLILLIVKHRKCFYEEEIIKDFSSSGTPIKTIEELQDYLKVEYKINFKFLFWQDILELFNCEDIIIKSLQKYISHYFIGEVEFMKQEIAILKNPAFITAYKKIFGQINWIREKIHTGEYDVWKTKASQSINFYGFTIQLQNCSVWFGYSLLTWTEEPTKSPIILQFRREWYTDIINDKAAFDKKLLSLFQEEHKELEFIKFYTLEIFSDTEKIIQQLNSDLKFMSSLV; encoded by the coding sequence ATGACTGAGGATTTTTTGATATCAATTGCAGGTCTACGTTCAGAGGATTTAACAACAGAAGTGTTGTCTTTTATTTTAAAAGAAGAAGCTTATAAACCGTTTCAGAAATTGTTTTTCTCTTTTCTATTAGAAAAATATCACGACGATTTTTTTCGCGCACCTCTCTTAATTGATACAAGAAAAATATACAGCAATGGCACACCTGATTTAATTATTGATAACCAAAAAGATACTGTAATATTGATAGAGAATAAATTTTATGCAAACTTATCAGGTGCCAACCAGATTTCAAGGTATAAAGCAATACTGGTTAATGATTATGAAACTTTTGTCAATAAATACCTAATTTTACTTATAGTGAAGCATAGAAAATGTTTTTATGAGGAAGAAATTATAAAAGATTTTTCCTCCTCAGGTACGCCTATAAAAACTATTGAAGAGTTACAGGATTATTTGAAGGTAGAGTATAAAATAAACTTTAAATTCCTTTTTTGGCAGGATATCTTAGAATTGTTCAATTGTGAGGATATAATTATAAAATCACTACAGAAATATATTAGCCACTATTTTATAGGGGAGGTGGAATTCATGAAACAAGAGATAGCAATTCTTAAAAACCCTGCTTTTATTACAGCATATAAAAAAATATTTGGTCAAATTAACTGGATAAGAGAGAAAATTCACACAGGGGAATATGATGTATGGAAAACAAAAGCCAGTCAATCTATAAACTTTTATGGTTTCACTATTCAATTACAGAATTGCTCTGTCTGGTTTGGATATTCGTTGTTAACTTGGACTGAAGAGCCAACTAAAAGCCCTATAATATTACAATTCAGAAGAGAATGGTATACAGATATAATAAATGATAAAGCTGCATTTGATAAAAAGTTATTATCACTTTTTCAAGAAGAGCATAAAGAATTGGAATTTATTAAATTCTATACTCTTGAAATTTTTTCAGATACCGAAAAAATAATACAACAATTAAATAGCGACTTAAAATTTATGTCAAGCTTAGTTTGA
- a CDS encoding macro domain-containing protein produces the protein MYGKCKPLAPIRTGDAVATKGYNLPNPYVIHTLGPVYYRDKNPAEKLVLCYRTCLKVAEENYLSSIAFCAISTGAFGSPIEESAEVALKTVLGELLNLKSERESGL, from the coding sequence CTGTATGGGAAGTGTAAACCGTTAGCACCAATAAGGACAGGGGATGCGGTTGCCACCAAAGGGTATAACCTGCCTAATCCATATGTTATTCACACACTGGGTCCTGTATATTATAGAGATAAGAATCCTGCGGAAAAACTTGTGCTATGTTACAGGACCTGCCTGAAGGTGGCAGAAGAAAATTACCTGTCATCCATTGCTTTTTGTGCCATATCCACTGGAGCTTTCGGATCTCCAATAGAAGAGAGTGCAGAGGTGGCGTTAAAGACGGTGCTTGGCGAGCTGCTCAATTTGAAATCAGAAAGAGAATCAGGTTTGTGA
- a CDS encoding DUF499 domain-containing protein — MKPFLTIAMPHKDVLSGVPTFDIFAADLWNVHQKRGPSEYCNAELFFQKTYLTDGLQNLLSNAEKRLKGKGGDSVIQLQTPFGGGKTHSLIALYHKTKEWKSKVVVLDGVSLNPQEKTLWEEIEEQLTGKVDKLKGKSAPGKERIYNLLKESAPVLILMDEVLTYQTKSATVKVGESTLAAQNLAFLQELTQAVSTLGNCLLVMTLPASRLEHYDESAERLFQQLQKVVGRIEKVYEPVGDEEISCVINRRLFSAIEAREAKKNIDKFLSYADKEKILPEGMEKSVYRERFCKSFPFQPEVIDVLYHRWGSFPKFQRTRGVLRLLSLIVHALRNSKAPFIRLSDFDMKNTDIRGEFINQIGSEYSGVVSADITSHNSGSSKIDRYLEDTTYGPYSFGTKSAITIFLYSFSGGHEKGVSLKEIKLSVADTSFPTSIITEAVSKLKDEALLFLQHDAGKYFFTSEPNLNSLHLRKMENVEDTVVREIQKDLIRKNISDEHFQIFLNPRNPKDVPDTQEIKLVVFSNGGNDNQKRCRQFIDNYGQQPRVNRNTLVFLCPKEDELPILEKTIREYYAWDIIEREETKLLNDQQKKEVKDKKKEKSEYMIESLRNLYSIVYLPAANNSLKETDLGRYTYGKQMSLDNEVYQRLTNDGEILEKIAPLILKERYLKNDKDFIETKKLYQAFISTPGEMRLINEDVLKNAIRYGVKEGLFGIGELENGKPVCRYFKQEIESILPSGMLCEGEILIKESICIEQKKYPEEEETKGTTPIKGESETTKEGQEKGKPQDKKYSKVTLKLTIPPSELSKLASTVLYLSKLFKELDIKIDIAAKDGEISISDYEDKIKEAFMQSNIEIDDETLQ; from the coding sequence AACCTATCTTACCGATGGGCTACAAAACCTGCTTTCCAACGCTGAAAAACGATTAAAAGGGAAAGGCGGCGACTCCGTTATACAGCTCCAGACCCCTTTTGGCGGAGGCAAAACTCACTCTCTTATAGCTTTATACCACAAAACCAAAGAATGGAAATCAAAAGTAGTAGTTCTGGATGGAGTATCACTAAACCCTCAAGAAAAAACACTGTGGGAAGAGATAGAAGAACAACTGACAGGGAAGGTAGATAAGCTGAAAGGTAAAAGCGCTCCGGGAAAAGAAAGGATTTACAATCTTTTGAAAGAATCGGCACCCGTGCTCATCCTGATGGATGAAGTTTTAACATATCAGACTAAATCTGCAACTGTAAAAGTCGGAGAGTCTACTCTTGCCGCTCAGAACCTTGCCTTTCTTCAGGAACTCACACAGGCAGTCAGTACGCTTGGCAACTGTTTACTTGTCATGACATTACCTGCCAGCCGATTAGAGCATTACGATGAATCGGCAGAACGATTATTCCAGCAATTACAAAAAGTAGTAGGCAGAATTGAAAAAGTATATGAGCCTGTCGGTGATGAAGAAATATCTTGTGTTATAAACAGGCGACTTTTCTCCGCTATTGAAGCAAGAGAGGCCAAAAAGAATATTGATAAATTTCTTTCTTACGCAGATAAAGAAAAAATCCTGCCTGAAGGTATGGAAAAATCAGTTTATCGGGAAAGGTTTTGTAAAAGTTTTCCCTTCCAACCTGAAGTAATAGATGTGCTTTACCATAGATGGGGTAGTTTCCCGAAATTCCAAAGAACAAGGGGGGTATTACGGCTTTTATCTCTCATAGTACATGCATTAAGAAATAGCAAAGCCCCCTTTATACGGTTGTCAGATTTTGATATGAAAAATACTGATATAAGAGGAGAATTTATTAACCAGATTGGTTCCGAGTACAGTGGAGTTGTTTCTGCTGATATAACCTCGCATAACTCCGGTTCATCTAAAATAGACAGATATCTTGAAGATACTACATACGGACCTTATTCATTTGGAACTAAATCTGCAATAACGATATTTCTATATTCTTTTTCAGGTGGTCATGAGAAAGGCGTGTCATTAAAAGAAATAAAACTTTCTGTTGCCGATACTTCATTCCCCACAAGTATAATTACAGAAGCAGTATCAAAACTAAAGGATGAGGCACTGTTATTCTTACAACATGACGCGGGTAAGTATTTCTTTACCAGTGAGCCTAATCTCAACAGTTTGCACTTAAGAAAAATGGAAAACGTAGAAGATACTGTTGTTAGAGAAATACAAAAAGACCTTATTCGTAAGAACATATCAGATGAACACTTCCAAATATTCTTGAATCCCCGGAATCCAAAGGATGTTCCTGATACACAGGAAATAAAGCTTGTAGTTTTCAGCAATGGTGGTAATGATAACCAGAAAAGATGTAGGCAGTTTATCGACAACTATGGTCAACAACCGCGTGTCAACAGAAATACACTTGTTTTTCTCTGTCCAAAAGAAGACGAACTACCCATACTTGAAAAAACTATCCGAGAATATTATGCATGGGATATTATTGAAAGGGAAGAAACAAAACTGCTTAATGACCAGCAGAAAAAAGAGGTAAAAGATAAAAAGAAAGAAAAATCTGAATATATGATAGAGAGTTTGAGAAATCTTTATAGTATTGTATATCTCCCCGCAGCAAATAATAGCCTGAAAGAAACCGATTTGGGCAGATATACATACGGGAAGCAAATGTCTTTGGATAATGAGGTTTACCAGCGTTTAACCAATGACGGCGAAATACTGGAAAAAATTGCGCCTCTTATATTAAAAGAACGATATCTTAAAAACGATAAGGATTTTATTGAAACAAAAAAACTTTATCAGGCGTTTATTAGCACTCCTGGAGAAATGCGTTTAATCAATGAAGATGTCTTAAAGAATGCAATAAGATATGGCGTAAAAGAAGGGTTATTTGGGATAGGGGAACTTGAAAACGGTAAACCTGTATGCAGATATTTTAAGCAGGAAATAGAATCCATATTACCCAGCGGCATGTTATGTGAAGGAGAAATTCTGATAAAAGAATCTATCTGTATTGAACAGAAGAAATATCCGGAAGAGGAAGAAACAAAAGGAACTACTCCTATAAAAGGCGAGTCTGAAACAACGAAGGAAGGACAAGAAAAAGGAAAACCACAGGATAAAAAATACTCAAAAGTTACGCTTAAACTTACCATTCCGCCAAGTGAACTTTCTAAATTAGCAAGTACTGTTCTTTATCTCAGCAAACTTTTCAAAGAACTGGATATAAAAATTGACATTGCAGCCAAAGATGGTGAGATTTCTATCAGTGACTACGAAGACAAAATAAAAGAAGCTTTTATGCAATCCAATATTGAAATCGATGATGAAACCTTGCAATAA